One window from the genome of Methyloradius palustris encodes:
- a CDS encoding nuclease-related domain-containing protein yields the protein MILKEKQPGNSRDPRLRAGEDAEKQMAFYLQRAFAKKNDCFVLNDLRVTHSGDTAQVDHLIVTQFGLFIIESKSVHGKITINEFNEWSRTFNKVAEGMPSPVLQAEAQGSVLKELLKAHKEQLLGKVIFGKVQKGFLNCPVFVYVAISDSGIIDRKKEVPELFKADQISKQILTELESLKKKNNPLSLSLSLPWEMELSEVKIVAEFLLSQHQPKPTNKSLPAKQEVAEYKTASKNETAKGFVPKAGAICPECGNHKLIRKSVTRSDNTETDFLACAAYPKECKAIFALVAVAKTLNKPEKLETEKEEHKEHDTCPRCKNGTLVGRKAKTEFLGCSQYPKCKFTSYRN from the coding sequence ATGATATTAAAAGAAAAGCAGCCAGGAAACTCTCGAGACCCTAGACTTCGCGCAGGTGAAGATGCGGAGAAACAAATGGCTTTTTACCTACAAAGAGCTTTTGCGAAGAAAAATGACTGCTTTGTGTTAAATGATTTAAGAGTTACTCATAGCGGGGACACCGCTCAAGTAGACCATCTAATCGTCACTCAATTTGGTTTATTCATTATTGAGTCAAAAAGTGTGCATGGCAAAATCACCATTAATGAATTTAACGAATGGTCACGTACTTTCAATAAAGTAGCCGAAGGCATGCCCTCTCCAGTCTTACAGGCGGAGGCACAAGGCTCTGTATTAAAAGAACTTTTAAAAGCTCATAAAGAGCAACTACTCGGCAAAGTGATATTTGGTAAAGTCCAAAAAGGGTTCTTGAATTGCCCTGTATTTGTCTATGTGGCTATATCTGATAGTGGAATTATTGATAGAAAAAAAGAAGTCCCCGAATTATTCAAAGCCGATCAGATTAGCAAACAAATACTGACTGAACTGGAGTCACTAAAAAAGAAAAATAACCCTCTTTCGTTGTCGCTCAGTCTGCCGTGGGAGATGGAGTTATCTGAGGTAAAAATAGTCGCTGAGTTTTTGCTAAGTCAGCATCAACCAAAACCGACAAATAAATCTTTGCCAGCAAAGCAGGAAGTGGCTGAATACAAAACCGCATCTAAAAACGAGACCGCGAAAGGTTTTGTGCCAAAAGCTGGTGCTATTTGCCCCGAATGTGGAAACCACAAACTCATCCGAAAAAGTGTGACTAGAAGCGATAATACAGAAACTGACTTTTTGGCTTGCGCAGCCTACCCAAAAGAATGCAAAGCAATTTTTGCCTTAGTTGCTGTGGCAAAAACGCTTAATAAACCAGAAAAATTAGAAACTGAGAAAGAAGAGCATAAAGAGCATGACACATGCCCTAGATGCAAAAATGGAACGCTAGTCGGCCGTAAGGCAAAAACTGAGTTTCTTGGATGTTCGCAATATCCGAAGTGCAAGTTCACTAGTTATCGAAATTAG
- the polA gene encoding DNA polymerase I — protein MKTLLLVDGSSYLYRAFHAMPDLRNKANEPTGAIQGVLNMLRRLHKDYPADYSACIFDAKGKTFRDDIYPEYKANRAAMPDDLRPQIAPLHEAIRAMGWPLIVEDGVEADDVIGALAKQAEREGVRVIISTGDKDISQLVNEHVTVVNTMRDAFRKTDEVLDVAGVENKFGIPPSLMIDYLVLIGDTSDNVPGVEKVGPKTAVKWLKQYGSLDNIVAHADEITGVVGENLRKALSWLPTARELITIRCDVGIQENLADLAPQPQDRAKLAELFDRFDFKTWRRELDLPAAPANMPTATPAPASTHASGDLFAAAAVHSRHYETILTEQDLSKWLDKISQAELVCFDTETTSLDPMTAKLVGMSFATIAGEAAYLPLKHDYPGAPDQLPFEATLARIKPLLENAAIKKVGQNLKYDKHVLANLNIELNGITHDTLLQSYVLESHRSHGMDDLAMRHLGVQTITYAEIAGKGAKSVGFSQVALEQASEYAAEDADITLQLHESLYPQIKPDAKLDFIYSQIEMPSMEILFAIERNGVLIDSNMLNKQSNEIGLKLMELERQAYELAGQPFNLGSPKQLQEILFDKLGIKSTKKTPSGAPSTDEDVLQELALDHPLPKVLLEYRGLAKLKSTYTDKLPKMINAQTGRVHTSYNQAVAITGRLASSDPNLQNIPVRSTEGRRIREAFIAPAGSVIVSADYSQIELRIMAHLSQDEGMLQAFANNEDIHRATAAEIFGVEREAVSNEQRRYAKVINFGLIYGMSAFGLAQNLNIERSAAATYIERYFARYPGVRQYMQNTREIAKQNGYVETYFGRRLWVPEINSPNGMRRAGAERAAINAPMQGTAADLIKLAMIAVQNWLVSGKLATKLIMQVHDELVLEVPENELALIKEKLPELMQNVAKLDVPLLAEVGVGSNWEAAH, from the coding sequence ATGAAAACGTTGTTATTAGTGGATGGCTCGTCCTACCTGTACCGCGCATTTCACGCCATGCCAGATTTGCGTAACAAAGCCAATGAGCCCACTGGCGCGATACAAGGCGTACTCAATATGCTACGCCGTTTGCACAAAGATTACCCAGCCGATTATAGCGCGTGTATTTTTGACGCCAAAGGCAAAACCTTCCGTGACGATATTTATCCAGAATACAAGGCCAACCGTGCCGCCATGCCGGATGACTTGCGCCCACAGATTGCCCCATTGCATGAGGCGATTAGAGCCATGGGCTGGCCGCTGATTGTAGAAGATGGCGTGGAAGCTGACGATGTGATTGGCGCGCTTGCCAAGCAAGCAGAACGCGAAGGTGTGCGGGTAATCATCTCCACAGGGGACAAAGACATCTCACAACTAGTGAATGAGCATGTCACCGTCGTCAATACCATGCGCGATGCCTTTAGGAAAACCGATGAAGTGCTGGATGTCGCAGGCGTAGAAAACAAATTCGGCATACCACCCAGCCTGATGATTGATTATCTGGTCTTGATTGGCGACACATCAGACAACGTACCAGGTGTAGAAAAAGTTGGCCCAAAGACCGCTGTGAAATGGCTTAAGCAATATGGTTCTCTGGATAATATTGTTGCCCATGCCGATGAAATCACAGGCGTAGTCGGTGAAAACCTGCGCAAGGCTTTATCTTGGCTACCAACAGCACGCGAACTCATCACCATTCGCTGTGATGTCGGCATACAGGAAAACTTGGCTGACCTTGCCCCGCAGCCACAAGACAGAGCCAAACTCGCGGAGTTATTTGACCGCTTCGACTTCAAGACTTGGCGACGTGAACTTGATTTACCTGCTGCTCCAGCAAATATGCCTACTGCAACACCTGCACCCGCCTCTACTCATGCTTCTGGCGATTTATTCGCGGCTGCCGCTGTACATAGCCGTCATTATGAAACCATTCTTACCGAGCAAGATTTAAGCAAATGGCTGGATAAAATCAGCCAGGCAGAACTCGTTTGTTTCGATACTGAAACTACATCACTTGACCCGATGACAGCAAAACTGGTCGGCATGTCATTCGCCACCATCGCTGGCGAGGCGGCTTATTTACCACTCAAGCATGATTACCCGGGTGCACCTGACCAATTGCCGTTTGAAGCGACGCTGGCTCGCATCAAACCGTTGCTGGAAAATGCCGCCATTAAAAAAGTCGGACAAAACCTTAAATACGACAAACATGTGCTCGCTAACCTGAATATTGAATTAAACGGCATCACCCACGATACTTTGCTGCAATCCTATGTATTGGAAAGCCACCGCAGCCACGGCATGGATGACCTTGCCATGCGGCACCTTGGCGTACAAACCATCACCTATGCAGAAATCGCAGGCAAAGGCGCAAAGTCTGTTGGTTTTTCACAGGTCGCGCTGGAACAAGCCAGCGAATACGCCGCAGAAGATGCCGACATTACACTGCAATTGCATGAAAGTTTGTATCCTCAAATTAAGCCAGATGCCAAGCTAGACTTCATTTATAGCCAGATTGAAATGCCATCAATGGAGATTTTATTCGCCATCGAGCGCAACGGCGTATTGATAGACAGTAACATGCTGAACAAGCAAAGCAACGAAATCGGCCTAAAGTTGATGGAGTTGGAAAGACAGGCTTATGAACTTGCTGGGCAGCCATTTAACCTAGGCTCACCTAAACAGTTGCAGGAAATCCTGTTCGATAAACTGGGCATAAAATCCACCAAGAAAACGCCAAGCGGCGCACCATCTACCGATGAAGATGTGTTGCAGGAGTTGGCGCTAGATCACCCACTGCCCAAAGTGTTATTGGAATATCGCGGATTAGCAAAACTCAAATCGACCTACACCGACAAACTACCCAAGATGATCAACGCACAAACTGGTCGCGTGCACACCAGCTACAACCAGGCAGTCGCAATTACAGGGCGCCTGGCCAGTTCAGACCCCAATCTGCAGAATATTCCAGTGCGCAGCACCGAAGGCCGCCGTATCCGCGAAGCCTTTATTGCACCAGCAGGCAGTGTGATTGTCTCTGCCGATTATTCGCAAATTGAACTGCGCATCATGGCGCACTTGTCGCAAGATGAAGGCATGCTGCAAGCCTTTGCTAACAATGAAGATATCCACCGCGCCACCGCTGCCGAGATTTTTGGCGTTGAGCGCGAAGCTGTCAGCAACGAACAACGCCGCTATGCCAAAGTCATCAATTTCGGCCTGATCTACGGCATGAGCGCATTTGGTTTAGCGCAGAATCTGAACATCGAACGAAGCGCCGCAGCCACCTATATTGAACGCTACTTCGCGCGCTATCCGGGCGTACGACAATACATGCAAAACACCCGCGAAATCGCAAAACAGAATGGCTATGTAGAAACCTATTTCGGCCGCCGTCTATGGGTACCAGAGATCAACAGCCCCAACGGCATGAGGAGAGCGGGCGCTGAACGTGCCGCCATCAACGCCCCAATGCAAGGCACCGCCGCTGACCTCATTAAACTCGCCATGATTGCGGTACAAAACTGGCTAGTCAGCGGAAAACTAGCGACCAAATTGATTATGCAAGTACACGATGAGCTAGTGCTGGAAGTGCCAGAAAACGAGCTGGCACTGATTAAGGAAAAGCTACCAGAACTTATGCAAAACGTAGCGAAACTGGATGTGCCTTTGTTGGCAGAGGTGGGGGTAGGCAGTAACTGGGAAGCAGCTCATTAA
- a CDS encoding LOG family protein, whose product MSIFTTKKLPKITDQAVPESESTSHESWHAFEIMAEFVDATERLKQITPAVSIFGSARTKPDSPYYQLTEEIARQLSDAGFSVISGGGPGIMEAANKGAFAGKSPSIGLNIELPFEQKGNAFQDIGINFQHFFMRKVMFVKYASAYVVMPGGFGTLDELMEAMTLVQTGKTRKIPIILVCEPFWRGLVDWFKNTLVAEGVVSAGDIDLVQMIDDPKDIVEAIFKHYEARGFELSAAEKQVQLYL is encoded by the coding sequence ATGTCGATATTTACTACAAAAAAACTTCCCAAGATTACTGATCAGGCGGTGCCTGAAAGCGAGAGCACCTCGCATGAGTCATGGCATGCGTTTGAGATTATGGCAGAATTCGTGGACGCGACCGAGCGGCTTAAGCAAATCACGCCAGCAGTCTCTATCTTTGGGAGCGCACGTACAAAGCCAGATAGTCCGTATTATCAGCTGACCGAAGAAATTGCCCGCCAGTTATCCGATGCTGGTTTCAGTGTGATTTCTGGGGGTGGCCCTGGCATCATGGAGGCCGCTAACAAAGGCGCTTTTGCGGGTAAGTCGCCCAGTATCGGCCTCAATATCGAGTTGCCTTTTGAGCAAAAGGGTAATGCCTTTCAGGATATCGGCATCAATTTCCAGCATTTTTTCATGCGCAAGGTGATGTTTGTTAAATACGCCTCGGCTTATGTGGTCATGCCAGGCGGATTTGGTACGCTGGACGAATTGATGGAAGCAATGACGCTGGTGCAAACAGGCAAGACCCGAAAAATCCCGATTATTCTGGTGTGTGAACCATTCTGGCGTGGTCTGGTGGATTGGTTCAAAAATACGCTGGTGGCAGAGGGCGTGGTATCGGCTGGCGATATTGATTTGGTGCAGATGATTGATGACCCCAAGGATATTGTTGAGGCAATCTTCAAGCATTATGAGGCGCGAGGCTTTGAGCTTTCGGCGGCTGAAAAGCAAGTTCAGCTTTATCTGTAG
- a CDS encoding DUF2782 domain-containing protein, with amino-acid sequence MRLFRYCLLLILLLPVLAKAAGQPDNLQPLPDALPPPPGVTDANEEPEITITKKGENTVEEYRIHGELYMQKITPAHGVPYYLMKEDQEGGWSRSDGPTAPLAVPKWILFRF; translated from the coding sequence ATGCGCTTGTTTCGATACTGTTTACTGTTGATTCTACTATTGCCTGTACTGGCAAAGGCTGCGGGTCAGCCTGATAATCTGCAACCACTTCCAGATGCGCTACCTCCACCACCAGGGGTTACAGACGCTAATGAAGAGCCTGAAATCACCATCACTAAAAAAGGTGAGAATACGGTCGAAGAATATCGCATCCACGGCGAACTCTACATGCAGAAAATCACCCCTGCTCATGGCGTGCCTTATTACCTGATGAAAGAAGATCAAGAGGGTGGCTGGTCGCGCTCCGATGGCCCAACCGCGCCATTAGCTGTGCCTAAATGGATACTGTTCCGCTTCTAA
- a CDS encoding nucleotidyltransferase family protein: MKKQQAIQSLTNSKAELVRRFGVTRLALFGSTARDNATDKSDIDILVNFDGIATSQRYFGVQFYLEDLLGCSVDLVTEKALRTELRPYIEREAINV, from the coding sequence ATGAAAAAACAACAAGCCATTCAATCTCTTACGAACAGTAAAGCAGAACTTGTACGTCGCTTTGGCGTAACACGCCTGGCTCTGTTCGGCTCAACGGCACGCGATAATGCAACCGATAAAAGTGATATTGATATTTTGGTAAATTTTGACGGAATTGCGACCTCTCAGCGCTATTTTGGTGTGCAGTTCTATCTCGAAGATTTGCTAGGCTGCTCAGTTGATTTAGTCACTGAAAAAGCTTTGCGTACAGAGCTAAGGCCTTACATTGAACGTGAGGCAATTAATGTCTGA